A genomic window from Nicotiana sylvestris chromosome 11, ASM39365v2, whole genome shotgun sequence includes:
- the LOC138880725 gene encoding uncharacterized protein, translating into MTHIPREENTEANTLAKLGSSIEIKGSESGTMVQLMNSVLDTDGYNEVNSASLVWEWRNEIIDYLKHEKLTEDPKASRELGAEAARYSFRKGQLYKKSFEGPLVWCLGDSEANYVMRKVHEGIYDNHSGANSLALKLVRAGYY; encoded by the coding sequence ATGACTCATATCCCGAGGGAGGAAAACACAGAAGCAAATACATTGGCAAAATTGGGCTCGTCGATAGAAATCAAGGGATCAGAATCAGGGACTATGGTACAACTAATGAATTCAGTCCTGGATACAGATGGCTACAATGAGGTGAATTCAGCTAGTTTGGTTTGGGAATGGAGAAATGAAATAATCGACTATCTCAAGCACGAGAAGTTGACCGAAGACCCCAAGGCATCACGAGAGTTAGGCGCAGAAGCTGCACGTTATAGCTTCAGGAAAGGCCAATTGTACAAAAAATCTTTTGAAGGCCCGCTGGTCTGGTGCTTAGGAGATTCTGAAGCTAATTACGTCATGAGAAAAGTTCATGAAGGGATATACGACAATCACTCGGGCGCAAATTCCTTGGCACTGAAATTAGTTCGGGCAGGATATTACTAG